Part of the Lycorma delicatula isolate Av1 chromosome 13, ASM4794821v1, whole genome shotgun sequence genome is shown below.
gtactacttttttaaatatatattttttttaaatccaatgaATCATTTGTAATCACCCTGTACTGATAATACGCTTACCAGGGTTTAGTATTTATTAGTTAtgataatatacttaataatattacctaacagaatgaaattttttttacacctcAAGTAAAGGTTTGTCACAAGGGGCAATACAAGTCTCGCTATTTGCTTCTCTATTGCTGAAACAAACATCAGACGATTTCAAAAGACTTCTTCTCCCAGACGGCATCATGGTCCAAGctgttgtaaaaaattgtttaatcttagTACACGGTAATTCATACCCTCGGTTAAAGAATATAAGGCAAACTGTTTTGGAGAACTGAAtgtactagtaaaaataaacaaacctcCGTCTGAGATGAAGTATGTACTTCGGAAAGGTACAGCAGAATTAAGTTCCAGTCAGAACTCCCATATTAACAGTCAGACGAGTCTAAGCCCGTAAGTGCTTGGCTGTACTACATGAtgttaaattaacttttcataATCACGTCAGACAGACGGTACcatgataatgtaaaaataaaagccATGTGCGCTTACAGGTTGGATCTAAATATAGCCTTATTGAAGATGTAAGAAGCACCTTACAGAGCCTTTATTGCATATACTCAACGGAAAATCCTTTGAGGTTACAATCAAACTAGGAAAGGTAAACAGGTTTGATTTAGTTGTGCGAGTCACTTGCTTTGGAAGCACACAGGAATACTTCATCTTAGGGAAGGTCCATGTATAAACTTGGACCTTCCCTAATAGGGAAGTGTTAGGACACTTTGTAATGGTATGCTGATGAGGCTTTACTAAGCTAAGGCTCTATTCAAGTATGAACATTTTTTCCGGTATTTGAAAAGGCTTTATTGGCTGATAATCTTGTTCTTAAAAAAGGATGGTCTGTTCAAAGACATCAAACACGATGTGTGGTTGCCTTGTTATGATTCTGAgcaattaaaataactacattCTTCAGTATCATATTAAATCAAATcagtatcatattaaaaaaagaacaatttatttaCCCTTACTTTGGTTCTgacttgaaaaagttaaaattgaaaaactaaatgagattatgtttcggtgttttttttttttaatataattttattcaagagCGGTACGCAAAAAATGtcagaataaaacaagttaacgCAAAATATGTATGACAGAAAATCTGCAGccttaacttcaaaaaaattgattgctGAGAAACAACATAAAGAGACCATTACTGTGCATGAATTAGAGTATAGCTTTatagagtataaaaatatatattatttttctgtccTTAGTTTTCTAACTAATTTTCATGAGTTTTTTTGTGAATCATAATGACAGTAGGTtatgtcattattttataataattcaatattattaggCGCTGATAAAGTTTtgcaatatgttttatttttaataatttttcaaaataacatccATCATATAAATTCAAATTCTTCAAAGAAATCCTGCCATTTTTTATCAGAGATTTGGGCACACTCATCATTCCAAACCCTAGGGATGTCATCATCGCTTGTAAAATGTCTTCCTTTCAGTCTGTTCTTCAGTCGGGGGAACCCCCTATCGCTAAGTCATGTGGAGCTAGGTCAAGACTATACGTCAGGTGCTAAAACAGTTTTATTCCGGTGCTGGCCAAATACTCTGAGAAAACTGGAGCAGTGCTGTAGCATTATTGTGGTAAAGAAATACaggaacagatttttttaataaataattttaattcattattaattacttgttttaattgttcataaaaaacAGATATCTTATGAGAAAGCaatacattaacaaaaagaaaaaaccagtaaatgaaaaactgatttttaacaaaaaaatatacaaatacatttacaatatttttgaacattctactaaaattctactgttttttatatgataatattatacaagaaattaatggattcaccaaaaaaaaataaacatttaaggaAACTCTTCTTACCTTAATACATTCTTATTTTATAGCGTTAAAAACAATCGGTTTCAGAAAGAACCTCTGAACCAAcagttttttcagaaaaaaaaaaaattaaatttcttattacaagagtaaaatatgataaaagttaacaattttttaatagctGTGCTACTTTTCAGAAGTTTACATACacctgaataaaatttaatttcatattatgaatttttaccaaaataattgggcttattttaaatgaagctatgtttaaatatatatatatatatatatatatatacagtttaaaaaataagtgaaaatttattttacacgagagaataaaagaaatgtaaatattcaGCTGCAGtgaactgaaaatgaaataaaatatacatatacaccaATTACAATGGTGGTAGGAATATCAGAAACATAAATGAACAAAGAAATAagtctccttaaaaaaaaaactccaggTTCATGTTCTTAGACAAACCGAAGCAGCAGCATCATCGGGAGATATCAATAGGAAAACTGATTCATTGTACCAGATTACTAATTATGAAGAATGTCTTTTTATGAAGAAACAAGTCAAACttacagataaattttaataacactgataactataaaaaaaagctactaaacaaattaattaactttgaTGGATCAACAGGATTAAATAGtttcattgttttcattattatcgCTACATGACGCACTATTAACATTACCAATATTACTATCACTGTTTAAATCTGCTAAAACATCATGGacactgataaaattattagaatctgTATTATCATCGCAgtcgtaattattaaataaatcattatcatcatcaccatctacattataattttttgttaattttttattcagttttaaatgaacattattaTAATGACGTTTTAAAACACATAACGTCGAAAAACCTTTATCACAAACATTACAAACATGAGGTTTAATACCAGTATGTAATGACATATGACGATTTAAATGATTCGATTTTGTAAATCGTTTTTCACATATTTCACATCGAAATGGTTTTTCATTTGTGTGACAACGCATGTGTAACGATAAATGAGTCGATCTCGAAAAAACTTTTTCACATTCTTTACATTTAAAGGGTTTTTCGCCGGTGTGACAGCGCATATGGATTGTCAAATCGTGTGATGATAAACAACCTATATTACAAACATTACAAACATATGGACGTTCACCGGTATGAATACGAATATGACGTGTTAATGTCGATGATTTTGTAAAACCGCGTTCACATATATCGCATTTGTACGGTTTCTCACCGGTATGTGATCTTTTATGCACATTTAAATCACACGTTTGTGAAAATTCCTTATTACAaacattacacaaatattttttatttttttctttatgagaaTAATTACGATGTTTTCGTAATAAGCAATTcgatatgaattgttttttacatatttcacatataaaaaaatgcgATGAAGATGATGATAATGGTGTTTTCATTTTTGTAGTGTCAATTACAGTTCTATTATACGACCTTGATTTTTTATACGgtatactaatattattacaattatgattAATGTTCAACAATTTTAAGTTCAgttgatttttttcatcttcattctgATTCAGTGATGAACATATTTTGTttggtactttttttattaaatatttatctggtTGAAGTAgctgcatctaaaaaaaaaagaagacagttgaacaatttttgcaataaaatatcaCTTTAGGCAGTACTAACAACCTACTACGagagaatatgaaaaatacataattataagaGAAATTCTCAAAACTAACTAAGAAATATaaagtaaagttgtttttaagaaataaaacagacCTAAAAAGCTGCCGTAAAAAGAATATCACAATGGTTTAAGTCTTCTTTTAAATCTTGGACTTTTGAAATCAATaccaaatttaaaacaactacCAGAAATTAACATTCGCTGATGATATTGTTCTTTtggtaaaattcataattaaatcagAAGAAATACTAACACTGTCAATTTATTACTACAAGTTTTAGtttgaaaacaaataagaatacataacaaagaaaattaagcaCAATATAAAGAaggataatgaggaattaaacAATGAGGTAGGAGAACATAATGTACCAGAAgcaggagaattttgttattcaggtaataaaatttcaagtgtAGGCAACAAAATAGTCCAAACATTAAAAACAGACTAATAAGGAGTGCTTTAATCCAGAAAAGAAATCTGTTAATATCAGATATGGtgaatgtgaaaaatgtttttaaatatcttttggtGTGTCATGTCATGGTGCACGCACGATAATAAAAagcaaaaggaaaagaaaagaattaaggCCTCAGAAATATGGTGTTACatggatgttgaaaattagagggattgaaaaaaattaaaaacgaagaggtcttaaaatgaaaaggaaaagagagagagaaatttgTGGCTGAATCTAGTACAGGAATAAGCTGGATTAGTGAGCGAACTATGTATTAAGAGATTCAAGATTAATTCACTTTGTGATGAAGGGATACACTAAGATAAAACTTTCGAATAAGATAAATACAGGAATATGTGAAACAGGTAATTAAGGATAGGCAGTatattgaggttaaaagattagcatagaacagaaataaatagAGAGCAGCATTATATTACTCAACTAACCgatgagtaaaaaataaattaacttactaATCTTTAATTTGGAGCCGAtttcaaaaaatagaattttacagaATACTTGATCTACCTTATATTTTgcctttttgtgtaattttttagtcagtatagatttaatttattttacattttttaactttattttacttaaaaaatcggCTAAAACTATTTATACTGTTGTCCACttacaaaaatactttcaaaGAAATACAAACAGAAGAAACCTGAATTTTGACAGAAATAAAAGAGAGTTCAGTGAAACAATGTTAACAGACAGTAAGCCAAATCTCTGTGAAGTATAGGGATACATCATTACTAACttgttttacttcaaaattaacttttgtcTAGctacttaattttcttattaacttccttcaatattcatgtaaaatactttaaatatcagaCTAACAACATTAAGTTGTGAAAGAAAAccggtttctttaaattgtttataaaaagaatattacccTACCTAAGCTCACGTTCCAATGGTTTTTATCATTGAGTCAAATTGTATGTTctgaaaaagttacaattttggaacatccaaaatttcatccatattttttatgtaatacagaaagtaaatataatataatgtgtgtgtgtatatatatatatatatatatatatatatatatatatatatatatacacacacacaatatatatatattattttatatatatataaatattaagattttgtaccaaaatgttatatatatatttttacaaaacaaaattaaatgcatGTAAATATCTAGATTATCTAAAAAATTACTCCTTACATCATCAGCCTGATAACATAGAGAATAAATGTATTCAAGTGGTGTAACTACACtgcacaaagaaataaaaatctttctgcatttcattaatttcagagTTAATGTATATCCCATCCCATGTAGCCCCAAGCTGAATAAATGTTAGACTGtatacccatatatatatatatatatatatgtatgaacttACAAACATCACAATTTTTACACTATTATGTCAATACAAggtgtataatattaaattatctcatacgaggtgtatgagaaaagtaatgagattggtaacactgtgagcgatctggcaacgctgtgtctaccggtctgtgctagaccggtttgttcatcccttccacatgttcagtatgagtttcaactccattcagccaacacattatttttgacagtgccatcagtgaagttgtgttacgaaaatgaagcatcggaatttagagcgacgttgtgcaatcaagttttgtgttaaacttggggaatctgcgagtgtaacctttgaaaaattgaaacaggcctatggggaacattgcttataaagagcacaagttttccggtggcacaaaaacatttttagaaggCCAAgcacacgttgaagatcaacctcgctcaggtttttcaacttcaaaatctggcgaaaacattgagcatgtgagggttatggtgagatcagaccgtcatttaacaataaggatgataattgaacagttaaatttaaaaactttcaccatacatcaaattttgacagacgatttggacatgcgaaagctttgtgcgaaattggtgccgaaaaaacTCACAATGGAACAGAGGGACAAtcaaagaaacgtgtgcgttgatcttcttgagaggattgacaatgaccaagaattcttcaattgtgtgatcacaggtgatgaatcctggatatttgagtacgatcgtgaaacaaagcggcaaagcgaagaatGGCTCAATCCATCATCTCCTCGAGCAAAAATATGTAGAATGAGCAAAtcaagatcaaaaccatgctgatttgcttttttgacagtaggggtattgtgcataaagaatctgttcctccaggacaaactgtcaaccaagtgttttacaaaggtgtccttgaaattctcaggaaaagagtgattcgcgtgtgaccagacattgcagacaagtgaatgcttcatcatgacaatgccccgtgtcacaagGCCATTTCAATcggggaatttttgacctcagaATGCATTCCTATGGTTCCTCAATTCCCTTATTCACCGGATTTGAGTTATGACTTATTCCTTAtttcttttcccaaaattgaaacatgtcttaaaaggatgtcattttggaactctggagaatattcaaaagactgtgaccgatcagttaaaagccctataagttgaagccttccagcgctgctaccaggagtgggaacaactactccgccagtgtatagctgcccaactactttgaaggggataatattgttgtttgaaaaaaataaaaaccttgatATGTAAAAACTCCACGTCGGTCGCATTGTGAACTTTCTGCAGCTCCCGATTGGGTCAGGCTCTTATTGCAGGTACCATAATTTGTGTGAATCCTGTTAATGTTGCACACTGTCATCTGGGAAGAGTAAATCCTGGACCCTCAGAGTTGGATCGGTCACAAGGTTGAAGTTAGAGATATTCTGACCTTGTGATAGTGATGTCCAGTGATCCTTTGTGTTGTAGTCGTTGACCCGATAGGCGGCTGCTACAAGTGGATGTCTGGATTTCAGTCTCGGATGTTTGAGGAAATCTATATCAGCATATAGGTAGAGATgagttagtattttatttttccaactgTGATTTGAGGGCTGCCAGTTATCTAGTTTGGGGGGTGCAGTATTACTCAGCAATGGCAGCCACTAGAGAAGAGTTATTCCAATGGTTTCAGTTATAGTTCGCACAGCCTGGTTCAGATGTGTGTCGACGAGCTTGATGTGGCAGCTATTAATCCAAACAGGAGCACAATATTCTGCGGTTGAATGTACAAGGGCTAGTGCAGTGATTCTTAGAGTTTTGGCAGTAACTCTCCAAGATGAATTGGCTAGCTTTAGTTCCAACTTTAGCCAATCATTTTTCAAGGTGTTGTTTAACAGTAAGTGTTCTGTCAAGTGTGGGTTATGTTTCAGTGTGATTCCTTCATGCAAGAGTTCGTTGAGCTTCCCTGCTGTTAAGATGGAACACTATGACTTCAGTTTTATTTGGATTTGGCTGGAGTccccctttttttaaatacttacagaTTGTGTCAAGGTCTTCTGTCAGTACAGTCTCAGAAAATGCTTGGCTTTCCATTGATCTGTACTTAGAAAAGCCTATCACTCAGCATCTCATTCAGTAAATTAAGGAACGATTTGCAATGAACAAGCTGATACACCTTGAGTAGTAGTCCTTCTTTTCAGACTGTATCATAGGCTGAACTTAGATCAATACACATAGCAGATGTTTTAAGCCTTTGTTGAAATCCTTTCTCTATATATGTTGTAAGTGAAAGGACTTGATCGCAGCAACTACTTCCTGGCATAAAACCAGCCTGCTCCATTGGTAAACCATTACTGTCAATAGTGTTAGACCCAAGTAGTATTCTTTTTAAGATCTTAAACATATGCTTAAAAGTGCTATTGGTCTGTAGCTTTTGGGTTGAGCGTAAATAAACAGAAGAGTTCTGGAATCTACTCGACCTGACTAAAAATAACATCTCCAAAAAccattttaaacaattaactgGAGACTTCAAAGCTCAACCAGGCAACAAAGAACACACTGTGACATCATCAGAAAATGGCCaactcaaaagaaaacaaaaactcgACAGAAACTCAATATCTACAGAAACCACAAACTAATCTAGAAATCCATATATTTCATGAAGAAAtctcaaaaactcaaaacctgtTAACACCCCAAGTACACTAAAGAAGAATGGCAACCAGACCACGTGTTTGTGGACAAACACGCCCACAAGGAGATCTACAACGTAAAAGTCCTTCTCCAAGTAGACCAGGTTcagatcactatgtagtcaaaattaaaattaaattcactccccAAAGAAAGAGACAAAACCCcttaatactaaaagaaaaatggacctACCCAGCTAATCGAgaatgaaaattagtaaaaagcaactgaaaaaataacaatcatggataaactcaaagatctagtcaacaaccttaaacaaattgcagaagaattagccccaataaagTCCCATAAAAAATGTCATGGTGGAATAGCAAATGTGATAAAAGAGTGGAGAAAagacatcaagcatggctatttcatcaatcccaaaaatcacaaacattcttccaaaatctagtaaggcaaagaaaagaaaccacctgaacCCTAATGAGGATAAAAAGACAACACCTTAAAGACACTGAAGTCAACAGAAGAATTCAATAATACACAGTCAAGAGACTAcctacaaaaccttcaaaaatcagctccaaaaatatgAACCCCCAATCCTACAATAGAGAATGAAAACAGTAAGTAAATTgacccataacaataaagacaccATGGAAATCTtagctaaatattttaacaaactcctaaattgcgaagaaccGACACAACTCCTAAACTTCAGCACCAACACCCCCAATAACAACATCACCAGAAAACCAACCCTCCCACAAGAAGTAAGTCTACCAAGCACCGGGTGAGATGAATTACAAAGTAGCAGGAGAAGATCAAACTTTTGCAGAGATCTGGAAACACGCAAAAAGATCAGCAAAAAATTGCTCTTCAttaacagcttgtcaacatctgtaTCAAAGAACTACCAGATTACTGGATGACAGCCAACTCATCCAACTGCTAcacaaaaaaaagggaaaaagcaGACCCCAACAGTTAAgaggaatctcactcctagaaacaacaaacaaaattctttcaagaatcatcctcaacaggatcaaAATGTCAGCAACAGGATCAGTTCAAaacttgagaaagaactaggagaatatcAGGGAGGTTTCAGACTGTGGAGGAGCTGTATAGACCAGATCTTGAGTTTCaggctaataatggattacaacaagaatagaaacagagacatggtgataacatttgtagatttcaagaaagcttttGATTgtatccacagagaatccctactaaaaattctatgaCACCTCGgactacatacaaaattaataaacatgataaaactgaccctcccAAACAcaagtcaaaggtaaaattcagaggtgagctcccacaaccatttgagatcaaaatagGACTGTTCCAAAGTTATGGGCTCTCACCGCTATTACGAAACtgtgctctagaaatggtaatgaaggAATGACTTAAAAAATGCCCCCAAATGTAAAAATAAgccaaaatatcaaaacaaactgtcttggtttcgCTGAAGACTCACTGTTAGCAAACAACTGTTAGTTCACTGCTAGCAAACAACACTCACGAAGCTAAATCACAGCTATTAGAACTTcgaaacattgcaaataaaattggcctcaaaataacATAGAAGACAGAAACTATGTACCAAAAACCAACAGAATTAAAagacataaatggtaataaaatgaaaatagtaacctgactaaaaataaatacctcggagaaataataataaacaacctacACGAATAAACCTCAATGcttatcaataaatgcaaaaattaaagactacaacaaagttataaaacCGAAACCCACTTatgaacctgcatcaataaaaagtaccagaaagatgggcaatggtggattgtgcccaacaaagtcataTACAAAGAGTTAAAAACCATCAATGAAAACATGCATAATAGGAGACTAgaattctttggacatatcatgggGATGCAAGATTTAAGACTTTTGAAACAgttagtacagtacaatctcaacttgAAAAACACCACAACAGGATGGATGCAGATGGATCACAGAAATAAGAcaggatctgaaggaaatcagCCTTACaccagataagataaaattaaacaagaaaatcaagaacaaaaacactcgctccacactcacaagaaaaactcacaacacgaacattttcaacactagaaagggcataAAGATCAGAGTATATGAAATGTattgggaggactgcaaggcccaaacagtctcattgaagagacttggataatggacttactaaagtgatcctatatggtcataaaaaataataataataataataaaaagtggaactgcaacagttttatattatttctcagaaatcggaaaaaaaaaaacagatctttGCATGTATATGACAAAACAATGCAAGATGGTAACATAACTTTGTTTACAGCAGTAAATTAACAGCGTGATATCACATATCCTGTTGTTGCATGACTGCATCTACAATATCagtataacatttatgtaaacTTCTAAACTTACTTGCTTGAATTCACATCCCTATATTCGCATTTATATGAATAGGCTTGGTCATGCCTTCTACACTAGCCTGTAGAAGAAGATGAGGTGAAATGATGACCAAAGTTGCAATATCTTATGGAACAAAGAGAATTCAATATATTCTAGCAACATCtgacttaaatttaaatgtttacaatattaggtaataaacaataatatgaagACAATGTATACCGCATGTACTGTTTCACGCACCGTTTCATAACAGAATCTGTCACAGGTTTTCACATGAATGCGATGCGGATATTAAGTGTGGTAAAAGTGGTAGTATTGGTTGCTTACTTTTTCTGAGAGCGATTGTATTCATGCTCTGTGATAAACAGGAAATGCAGGGTTTGCCAATCTCTGTAGCAAACAGAGTGAGGTATCAGTTGCAGGACACATGCTGATACACACATATATGAGACTCAGTGATGAAAACAAAAGGAAACCACTTCATGCCTCTCTTTTTTTTCTAAGTGCTAGGGTGCTTATTACTCTTCAGAATCACTAAACCTGTGTTAAGGGCACAGACAAACAACTGTTATGGTTACAGATGATACTTAAacatgaattaaacaaaatacaatagaTAGGTTTTTAATTTGTACGTTTAGCATCCAGAATAACATGACTAACTATATTCCTTAAATGTGATGGTTCCACAAGTGGAATTTCTCTGGAAGTTGTATGCTGAAAATTGAGGGAGAAAGTAAACTGTTAAGAAagattaatgcagacatctaaaGCCCTGTACAATCTGGTTTCTGTAGAACACTTCATATCAGATACGATTTTATTGCATGCTGTTTTATTTATACTGGTAAatgaaattcagaaataaaatcagGGAACTTTGTGTAATCCTTACTTATTGCTGGCAATaaaatgacataattttatatatcaagCCTCTTATGAGgtaaaaattgcaatttatacataaaatacaggaaataactaacaacttcaaaattaataacaaagcaTAAATACACTTTCTAACAAATCCTACTCCTACAAGAATCTTTGTAAATCTTCTacctacttctttctttttctgtttagcctccagaaccaccataaggtattactttagaggatgaatgaggatgatatgtataaatgtaaatgaagtgtagtcttttacagtctcaggtcgaccattcctgagacgtgtggttaattgaagcccaaccaccaaagaacacacgtatccatgatctagtattcaaatccacgtaaaagtAATTGCCTGGAATCTTAATTCTTTAAACCTGCATAAAAGAATCTGCCgacaaaaataaatcttctacTTGGAATCATTGCAAAGAAAAGgaatattttcttcagaggcaacCTTGATGAtgcaaaaatacaatattttaccaAACATAGCTGTAACTGGGcagtataattaatacaaaaatattaatattaataatgaacctTTTaccatcattttataataaaaattttcatccgaAAGAGatgtctattttaaatattattaacggattcatatttttcaaaatctacacGGAGATTTTACTAcatgatttttttgtaacataatacgTATATACTGAagtttttcaaaactgaagaacAACTGTGCAGGTCTATGAAGGGATTCTTTTACCAATATTTCTACTAgaaatttcagcaattttgttataaatacttcCAGGTATATTAATGGGTGAACAGTAAAACTTAAGTGTATAGTACTTCAAATCTTCATTTCTTGTGTAGTAATATTTTGAGACACTgactaaataataaagtataagagATAGTTACAtgcaacatttaaacaaaaagactaaatttttttttataattcatttatcaaaataaggCTGACCGGTTTCCAAACATCAACTGCGTAATAGAAAATTTTGCTGCAGCACTTTTTTGTATATAAGCAATGAC
Proteins encoded:
- the LOC142333757 gene encoding uncharacterized protein LOC142333757 isoform X2 gives rise to the protein MENNEESDDCKNEIMECTEEMTRSISEDKSNKMCEDSNNCEKFEEVVIKIENGGHFENEANEEEEENEIKGKEEDGKELEMQLLQPDKYLIKKVPNKICSSLNQNEDEKNQLNLKLLNINHNCNNISIPYKKSRSYNRTVIDTTKMKTPLSSSSSHFFICEICKKQFISNCLLRKHRNYSHKEKNKKYLCNVCNKEFSQTCDLNVHKRSHTGEKPYKCDICERGFTKSSTLTRHIRIHTGERPYVCNVCNIGCLSSHDLTIHMRCHTGEKPFKCKECEKVFSRSTHLSLHMRCHTNEKPFRCEICEKRFTKSNHLNRHMSLHTGIKPHVCNVCDKGFSTLCVLKRHYNNVHLKLNKKLTKNYNVDGDDDNDLFNNYDCDDNTDSNNFISVHDVLADLNSDSNIGNVNSASCSDNNENNETI
- the LOC142333757 gene encoding uncharacterized protein LOC142333757 isoform X1, which encodes MKNLMTVKMRKYLFYYLPILISVAAMGQTTDSLQIMECTEEMTRSISEDKSNKMCEDSNNCEKFEEVVIKIENGGHFENEANEEEEENEIKGKEEDGKELEMQLLQPDKYLIKKVPNKICSSLNQNEDEKNQLNLKLLNINHNCNNISIPYKKSRSYNRTVIDTTKMKTPLSSSSSHFFICEICKKQFISNCLLRKHRNYSHKEKNKKYLCNVCNKEFSQTCDLNVHKRSHTGEKPYKCDICERGFTKSSTLTRHIRIHTGERPYVCNVCNIGCLSSHDLTIHMRCHTGEKPFKCKECEKVFSRSTHLSLHMRCHTNEKPFRCEICEKRFTKSNHLNRHMSLHTGIKPHVCNVCDKGFSTLCVLKRHYNNVHLKLNKKLTKNYNVDGDDDNDLFNNYDCDDNTDSNNFISVHDVLADLNSDSNIGNVNSASCSDNNENNETI